Proteins from one Bacteroides zhangwenhongii genomic window:
- a CDS encoding NUDIX hydrolase produces MHNIQKNTPLANNHISVDCVVIGFDGEQLKVLLVKRAGEDNGEVYHDMKLPGSLIYMDEDLDEAAQRVLYELTGLKNVNLMQFKAFGSKNRTSNPKDVRWLERAMQSRVERIVTIAYLSMVKIDRTLDKNLDDHQACWIALKDVKTLAFDHNLIIKEAMTYIRQFVEFNPSMLFELLPRKFTAAQLRILFELVYDKAVDVRNFHKKIAMMEYVVPLEEKQQGVAHRAARYYKFDKKIYNKVRR; encoded by the coding sequence ATGCATAATATACAGAAAAATACCCCTTTGGCCAACAATCATATATCAGTGGATTGTGTTGTGATTGGTTTTGACGGAGAACAACTGAAAGTGTTGCTTGTGAAACGTGCGGGTGAAGATAATGGTGAAGTATATCACGATATGAAACTTCCCGGAAGTCTTATATATATGGATGAGGATCTGGACGAAGCTGCACAACGTGTCTTGTACGAATTGACAGGACTTAAAAATGTAAATCTGATGCAGTTTAAGGCATTCGGCTCTAAAAACAGAACCAGTAATCCCAAAGATGTGCGCTGGTTGGAACGGGCCATGCAATCGAGGGTAGAGCGTATTGTGACTATAGCTTATCTGTCTATGGTCAAGATAGACCGTACATTGGACAAGAACTTGGATGATCACCAGGCTTGTTGGATTGCTTTGAAAGATGTGAAAACATTAGCTTTTGACCATAATCTGATTATTAAGGAAGCAATGACTTATATTCGTCAGTTCGTAGAATTTAATCCTTCCATGTTGTTCGAACTGCTTCCGCGTAAATTTACAGCTGCACAATTGAGAATTCTTTTTGAGTTGGTATATGACAAAGCTGTGGATGTACGTAACTTCCATAAAAAAATAGCCATGATGGAATATGTAGTTCCTTTAGAAGAAAAGCAACAAGGCGTGGCTCACCGGGCTGCACGTTATTATAAATTTGACAAGAAGATATATAATAAAGTAAGACGGTAA